One Streptomyces sp. CNQ-509 DNA window includes the following coding sequences:
- a CDS encoding trypsin-like serine protease: protein MSQVSPVRGRRARIRGGASAALSVGLLAAFHGTAGAIVGGTEATGPVPFITAIEMLRDSGEFTFRCGGSLIDERYVLTAAHCVSDRDTGAVTAPENFHARVGSNDRLSGGTFVGVDEIEVHRDWFSGSELQKGDLALLKLARPVDQEPVRIANEVGAPGSALRWYGWGDPYFGNEISPRYLNQLDTTVTADSDCMGGTEWDIAEGDFCNSPEPEAGLCSGDSGSPGLQKTGGRWELVGVVSRGLGDGECATDPDVGVAVPEYQKWIDSHT, encoded by the coding sequence ATGAGCCAGGTATCTCCCGTACGAGGCCGGCGGGCACGGATACGGGGCGGGGCCTCGGCCGCGCTCTCCGTCGGACTGCTGGCCGCCTTCCACGGGACCGCCGGCGCGATCGTCGGGGGCACCGAGGCCACCGGGCCCGTGCCGTTCATCACGGCGATCGAGATGCTGCGGGACAGCGGCGAGTTCACCTTCCGCTGTGGCGGCTCCCTCATAGATGAGCGGTACGTGCTCACCGCCGCCCACTGCGTCAGTGACCGCGACACCGGCGCCGTCACCGCGCCCGAGAACTTCCACGCCAGGGTCGGGTCCAACGACCGGCTCAGCGGTGGCACTTTCGTGGGCGTCGACGAGATCGAGGTTCACCGCGACTGGTTCAGCGGGTCCGAGCTGCAGAAGGGGGACCTCGCGCTGCTCAAACTCGCCCGGCCGGTGGACCAGGAGCCGGTCCGGATCGCGAACGAGGTGGGCGCGCCCGGAAGCGCCCTGCGCTGGTACGGCTGGGGGGACCCGTACTTCGGCAACGAGATCTCGCCCCGCTACCTCAACCAGCTCGACACCACCGTGACGGCGGACTCCGACTGCATGGGCGGCACGGAGTGGGACATCGCCGAGGGCGACTTCTGCAACAGCCCGGAGCCAGAGGCCGGCCTGTGCAGCGGCGATTCCGGGTCACCCGGGCTGCAGAAGACCGGTGGCCGCTGGGAACTCGTCGGCGTGGTCAGTCGCGGCCTGGGCGACGGAGAGTGCGCCACCGATCCCGACGTGGGGGTGGCCGTGCCGGAGTACCAGAAGTGGATCGACAGCCACACCTGA
- a CDS encoding winged helix-turn-helix domain-containing protein — MTELRLLGPVEPRGADGRQYALGPPRQRCVLAVLAMSAGRPVMVETLIRNVWRDEPTDAARDVLYTYVSRLRRV; from the coding sequence GTGACCGAACTGCGGCTGCTGGGCCCGGTGGAACCGCGCGGGGCGGACGGCCGGCAGTACGCGCTGGGGCCACCGCGGCAACGGTGCGTGCTGGCCGTGCTGGCGATGTCTGCGGGGCGGCCGGTCATGGTGGAGACGCTGATCAGGAACGTCTGGCGCGACGAGCCGACCGACGCCGCGCGTGATGTGCTGTACACCTATGTCTCCCGGCTGCGCCGGGTGTAG
- a CDS encoding amidohydrolase family protein has protein sequence MTDRATITGVRVFDGRRLSEPRNVVIADGVIGTDDDTDPSGGDVVTADGCVLLPGLIDAHVHLGGRQTPERLCSYGVTTALDMSSYPAQRMAALRDTPRGADVLSAGIPAIGPGGLHARIPTMPADAVVTHPGQAEPFVAARLAEGSDYIKIIADPGDGGPDQPTVTALVRAAHARNVRVVVHATSRDAVLQALDAGADIVTHLPLGAPLDRPVVDRLAAEGCIVVPTLTMMEGIAAGIGRPGAFAGISRSVALLQQAGVPVVAGTDTNDTAGVPFNPEGGTSLHHELELLVDAGLSAAEALRAATGLAARAFGLTDRGSVEAGLRADLVLVDGDPLADIRATRNIRRIWCGGVEYQPAGRHPDSEEREPERPPAEERGTHARVREEG, from the coding sequence ATGACGGATCGAGCCACCATCACCGGCGTACGGGTCTTCGACGGCCGACGGCTGTCCGAACCACGCAATGTCGTCATCGCCGACGGCGTGATCGGCACCGACGACGACACCGACCCTTCCGGCGGCGACGTCGTGACAGCCGACGGATGCGTGCTGCTGCCGGGCCTGATCGATGCGCACGTCCACCTCGGCGGCCGCCAGACTCCGGAGAGGCTCTGCTCGTACGGCGTCACCACGGCCCTGGACATGTCGAGTTACCCCGCGCAACGGATGGCCGCACTGCGGGACACGCCGCGCGGGGCCGACGTGCTCAGCGCGGGCATCCCGGCGATCGGGCCCGGCGGTCTGCACGCACGTATCCCCACGATGCCGGCCGACGCGGTGGTGACCCATCCCGGCCAAGCCGAGCCGTTCGTCGCCGCGCGGCTGGCCGAGGGCAGCGACTACATCAAGATCATCGCCGACCCGGGCGACGGCGGTCCGGACCAGCCGACCGTCACGGCGCTCGTCCGCGCGGCGCACGCCCGCAACGTCCGGGTCGTGGTGCACGCGACGTCCCGGGATGCCGTCCTCCAGGCTCTCGACGCCGGCGCGGACATCGTCACCCACCTCCCGCTCGGCGCGCCGCTGGATCGCCCGGTCGTGGACCGCCTCGCGGCCGAGGGCTGCATCGTGGTGCCCACCCTCACCATGATGGAGGGCATCGCGGCGGGCATCGGCCGGCCGGGGGCCTTCGCGGGCATCTCCCGCAGCGTCGCTCTGCTCCAGCAGGCCGGGGTTCCCGTCGTCGCAGGCACCGATACCAACGACACCGCCGGAGTGCCGTTCAATCCCGAGGGCGGCACCAGCCTCCACCACGAGCTGGAGCTGCTTGTCGACGCCGGGCTGAGTGCCGCCGAGGCGCTCCGCGCGGCGACGGGACTGGCGGCTCGGGCGTTCGGCCTCACCGACCGCGGTTCCGTCGAGGCGGGGCTACGGGCCGACTTGGTCCTCGTCGACGGCGATCCGCTGGCCGACATCCGCGCCACCCGGAACATCCGCCGCATCTGGTGTGGTGGTGTGGAGTATCAGCCGGCCGGCCGGCACCCCGATTCCGAAGAGCGGGAACCGGAGCGACCGCCGGCCGAGGAGCGCGGGACGCACGCCCGTGTGCGAGAAGAAGGCTGA
- a CDS encoding MarR family winged helix-turn-helix transcriptional regulator produces the protein MSGTRWLDDDQQRSWRSYVEGSALLVDVRDRRLRSRHHLSLADFEILMRLSEAPGGRMRMAELAELSYYSRSRLSHTVSRLEARGLVRRGDDADDKRGVVASLTGAGQALLVEAAKDNVETVREHFVDLLSPADLETIGRAFRTVAAKIHESAGEQAGRSASPRGQATPGTE, from the coding sequence ATGAGCGGCACACGGTGGCTGGACGACGATCAGCAGCGCTCCTGGCGCTCCTACGTGGAAGGATCGGCGCTCCTGGTGGACGTGCGCGACCGGCGGCTGCGCAGCCGTCACCACCTCTCGCTGGCCGACTTCGAGATCCTGATGCGGCTCTCCGAAGCCCCCGGGGGCCGTATGCGCATGGCCGAACTCGCCGAGCTCTCCTACTACTCGCGCAGCCGGCTCTCGCACACGGTCTCCCGACTGGAGGCCCGCGGGCTCGTCCGGCGAGGCGACGACGCGGACGACAAGCGCGGCGTGGTCGCGTCGCTGACCGGAGCCGGGCAGGCGCTGCTGGTCGAGGCCGCCAAGGACAACGTCGAGACGGTGCGCGAGCACTTCGTCGACCTGCTCAGCCCGGCCGACCTGGAGACGATCGGCCGGGCGTTCCGGACCGTAGCGGCCAAGATCCACGAGTCCGCCGGGGAGCAGGCCGGACGATCCGCGAGCCCGCGTGGCCAGGCCACGCCAGGGACGGAGTAG
- a CDS encoding DUF4331 family protein has product MSNHFTGLSLGPPLGDQRLDLCDLYAFGAPGDPTRTVLILNANPQADAMHPDAVYRLNIDNDGDYLTDHAFSWVFSPPTSDGSQTYSVFMATGAESRRPEAVGTKIVSDAAVSFGPQANVVSSGDYKVAAGSRSDAFFFDFDGIKNLFDTTGKRNFTAPHLGGKSPWTGVDSNARANVFSMAIELPTAQLAPDHELHIWGRCSVLRDGELVHADRAGHPSMSSFFNTDDTKEEYNASEPVNDRARWTDQFVHLLGHTGGYSRQEAIVALDEHGLLPDVLHFNPSMPAAYPNGRTFTEDVIDIRVAFLTKNEAPPTGLTPHTDTLDRFPYLGDPHPATTS; this is encoded by the coding sequence ATGTCCAACCACTTCACCGGCCTCAGCCTCGGGCCACCACTCGGCGACCAGCGCCTCGATCTGTGCGACCTCTACGCCTTCGGGGCACCCGGCGATCCGACCAGGACTGTTCTCATCCTCAACGCCAATCCCCAGGCAGACGCCATGCACCCCGACGCTGTGTACCGCCTGAACATTGACAACGACGGCGACTACCTGACCGACCACGCTTTCAGCTGGGTCTTCAGCCCGCCGACATCCGACGGCTCGCAGACATACAGCGTCTTCATGGCAACCGGTGCGGAGTCCCGCAGGCCCGAGGCGGTCGGCACCAAGATCGTGTCGGACGCCGCCGTCTCCTTCGGCCCTCAGGCCAATGTGGTCAGCAGCGGCGACTACAAGGTGGCTGCCGGCAGCCGCAGTGACGCCTTCTTCTTCGACTTCGATGGAATCAAGAACCTGTTCGACACCACCGGCAAGCGGAATTTCACCGCGCCGCATCTGGGCGGAAAATCCCCGTGGACCGGCGTCGACTCCAACGCCAGGGCCAACGTCTTCTCCATGGCCATCGAACTGCCGACCGCACAACTGGCCCCCGATCACGAGCTGCACATCTGGGGCCGGTGCAGCGTCCTGCGCGACGGTGAACTCGTTCACGCGGACCGCGCCGGACACCCGTCAATGAGCAGCTTCTTCAACACCGACGACACGAAGGAGGAGTACAACGCCAGCGAGCCGGTCAACGACCGGGCCAGGTGGACGGACCAGTTCGTCCACCTGCTCGGCCACACCGGCGGCTACTCGCGCCAGGAGGCGATCGTCGCGCTCGACGAGCACGGCCTGCTGCCCGACGTGCTGCACTTCAACCCCTCCATGCCCGCTGCGTATCCCAATGGCCGGACATTCACGGAAGACGTCATCGATATCCGCGTCGCGTTCCTCACCAAGAACGAGGCGCCGCCCACCGGCCTGACGCCGCACACCGACACCCTGGACCGGTTCCCCTACCTCGGCGACCCGCACCCGGCAACCACCTCCTGA
- a CDS encoding S1 family peptidase, with protein MAKGRGRRRTTLALVAGVASAGAMFYLTPASAVIWEAGSGDITGAGAAESPAAAGNPGAVRAFQERFPGVSDEEAWRRIQAEDGRVALITRLAKDNAGTFGGSWYDGATDTQHLQATTAEAADRFAALAVDSGVKAEVHQVDYSYARLTAEAEQARAGEHRALGGAAKGDAAVDVEANRVVAGLAPADLKAARNETMAVPDTFQIRPRSTTDPSGLPIVDEVCNSRADCSKPLRGGISVKSPDVGCSLGFTAYENDHPKRKFAITAGHCGEKGERLKHSNWTIGNFDRVVFDNDSGTDVARARVENTHWLSSPLGWLYNPGDHDDPDPVTGRLTSESGIQNGQIVCLSAQHNPENGSDCGTIDGVVGNGYIRVVGHDACPGDSGGGWYRPSGGKRIAYGIHKGGAESCHGDQGGNYDYFTSLPRTEDRLDVTIHTR; from the coding sequence ATGGCTAAGGGACGGGGCAGACGGCGGACGACGCTCGCACTGGTGGCGGGCGTGGCGTCCGCCGGAGCCATGTTCTACCTGACACCGGCCAGTGCGGTCATCTGGGAGGCCGGCAGCGGTGACATCACCGGGGCGGGCGCCGCCGAGAGCCCGGCCGCCGCAGGAAATCCCGGTGCCGTCCGGGCGTTCCAGGAGAGATTCCCCGGGGTGAGCGACGAGGAGGCATGGCGTCGCATCCAGGCCGAGGACGGGCGGGTCGCCCTCATCACCCGACTGGCCAAGGACAATGCCGGTACGTTCGGAGGCTCCTGGTACGACGGGGCGACCGACACCCAGCACCTGCAGGCGACCACAGCCGAGGCGGCCGACCGCTTCGCCGCGCTCGCCGTGGACAGCGGCGTCAAGGCAGAGGTGCACCAGGTGGATTACAGCTACGCGCGGCTCACCGCCGAGGCCGAGCAGGCGCGCGCCGGTGAGCACCGCGCGCTGGGCGGGGCCGCCAAGGGCGACGCGGCCGTGGACGTGGAGGCGAACCGGGTGGTGGCCGGCCTGGCACCCGCCGATCTCAAGGCCGCACGCAACGAGACCATGGCGGTGCCGGACACCTTTCAGATCAGGCCGCGCAGCACCACCGATCCGTCAGGGCTTCCGATCGTCGACGAGGTCTGCAATTCGCGGGCCGACTGCAGCAAGCCGCTGCGCGGCGGCATCTCGGTGAAGAGTCCCGACGTGGGTTGCTCGCTGGGTTTCACGGCCTACGAGAACGATCACCCGAAGCGGAAGTTCGCGATCACCGCGGGTCACTGCGGCGAGAAGGGTGAGCGGCTCAAGCACAGCAACTGGACGATCGGGAACTTCGACCGGGTGGTCTTCGACAATGACTCCGGGACCGACGTGGCCAGGGCCCGGGTGGAGAACACCCACTGGCTGAGTTCGCCGCTGGGCTGGCTCTACAATCCCGGCGACCACGACGATCCGGACCCGGTGACCGGCCGGCTGACGAGCGAGTCCGGCATCCAGAACGGGCAGATCGTGTGCCTGTCCGCCCAGCACAACCCGGAGAACGGCAGCGACTGCGGCACGATCGACGGCGTCGTCGGCAACGGCTACATACGCGTCGTGGGCCACGACGCCTGCCCGGGTGACAGCGGCGGCGGGTGGTACCGGCCGAGCGGTGGCAAGCGGATCGCCTACGGCATACACAAGGGCGGCGCCGAAAGCTGCCACGGTGACCAGGGCGGCAACTACGACTACTTCACCAGTCTCCCGAGGACGGAGGACCGCCTGGACGTGACGATCCACACCCGCTGA
- a CDS encoding winged helix-turn-helix domain-containing protein: MPDLRLLGPVELRGGDDRRYSLGPPRQRCVMAVLAMTPGRLVPVETLIARVWRDEPTNDMRDAVCTYVSRLRRPLRQAAEGSTPAPEIRRDNGGYVLTPDDANVDLHRARSLVRQARQKQTGDPVRSAELLGEAAALWRGTPLAGLRGLWAEQMRRSSSSPPTWLPARRTPSPACSSAPATTRPPHPSLALFNPATAWRNVRPRSIPARHARTGRRDS, translated from the coding sequence ATGCCCGACCTGCGACTGCTGGGACCGGTCGAACTGCGTGGCGGCGACGACCGCCGCTACTCCCTCGGGCCGCCCCGGCAGCGGTGCGTCATGGCCGTGCTCGCGATGACCCCGGGGCGGCTGGTGCCGGTGGAGACACTGATCGCGCGGGTGTGGCGCGACGAGCCCACGAACGACATGCGCGACGCCGTCTGCACCTACGTCTCGCGGCTGCGCCGCCCGCTGCGGCAGGCGGCAGAGGGCAGCACACCGGCGCCGGAGATCCGCCGGGACAACGGCGGGTACGTGCTGACCCCCGACGACGCGAACGTGGATCTGCACCGCGCCCGGAGTCTGGTCCGCCAGGCCCGGCAAAAGCAGACGGGCGACCCCGTGCGGTCGGCAGAACTGCTCGGCGAGGCCGCCGCGTTGTGGCGCGGTACCCCGCTGGCCGGGTTGCGCGGACTGTGGGCGGAGCAGATGAGACGGTCCTCGTCGTCGCCGCCGACCTGGCTCCCGGCACGGCGTACGCCCTCACCCGCCTGCTCCTCGGCGCCCGCGACCACCCGCCCGCCACATCCCTCGCTGGCCCTCTTCAACCCCGCCACCGCCTGGCGCAACGTCCGGCCCCGCTCCATCCCGGCACGGCACGCGCGTACCGGGAGGCGGGATTCATGA
- a CDS encoding MFS transporter produces the protein MKAKLLVLASGNFVVGVSTFVIAPLLGRIGADLDVSRTAAAQLVVVYALAYALGGPVLTALAGHRPPRQLLFVALAVFGAGNGLTAVAANFPGAVAARVLAGVGAGVYTANALAVARRLAPGDRQGRAVAVVVGGLTTALVLGLPLGAWLGGETGWRLVLGLLSLAAVLPMAAIRLLPAFGGSPAVPLAARVAPLRDRQVLATLLATWLCLTASWTVYNFIDQVLLEATGGDPDRLFPALLVFGAGAVAGNLLAGRLADRFGPDRTIAVVAPGLVVAVLVVPLAAVAMPPALLSIGAWAMLHWMVNVPQQIRVVATAPESAPVVLGLHQSTIYLGISAGGFVGSLGYGLAGRSGIGYAAFLTGLTALTALWWSFRMRHPSRPSPPPTPTHTQAPRQKKVRRS, from the coding sequence GTGAAGGCGAAGTTGTTGGTGCTCGCCTCCGGCAACTTCGTTGTCGGGGTCTCGACGTTCGTGATCGCGCCCCTGCTCGGACGCATCGGCGCGGACCTGGACGTCAGCCGGACGGCCGCCGCGCAGCTCGTCGTGGTGTACGCGCTCGCCTACGCGCTCGGCGGCCCGGTGCTCACCGCGCTGGCCGGGCATCGGCCGCCACGGCAACTGCTGTTCGTGGCGCTGGCCGTGTTCGGCGCCGGCAACGGCCTGACCGCGGTCGCGGCGAACTTCCCGGGTGCGGTCGCGGCGCGCGTGCTCGCCGGCGTGGGCGCCGGGGTGTACACCGCCAACGCGCTCGCGGTCGCACGCCGCCTGGCTCCCGGCGACCGGCAAGGACGTGCCGTGGCCGTGGTGGTGGGCGGGCTGACGACGGCGCTCGTGCTCGGCCTTCCGCTCGGCGCTTGGTTGGGCGGCGAGACCGGTTGGCGGCTCGTGCTCGGCCTTCTCTCCCTGGCCGCAGTGCTGCCCATGGCCGCGATCCGGCTGCTGCCGGCATTCGGAGGCTCCCCCGCGGTACCGCTCGCCGCGCGCGTCGCACCGCTGCGCGACCGGCAGGTGCTGGCCACGCTGCTGGCGACCTGGCTGTGCCTGACGGCGAGTTGGACGGTCTACAACTTCATCGACCAGGTACTCCTGGAAGCCACCGGAGGCGACCCGGACCGTCTGTTCCCGGCGCTGCTCGTCTTCGGTGCCGGCGCCGTGGCCGGCAACCTGCTCGCCGGGCGGCTGGCTGACCGCTTCGGCCCTGACCGGACGATCGCGGTGGTGGCTCCAGGACTGGTCGTGGCGGTGCTGGTGGTCCCGCTGGCAGCGGTCGCCATGCCGCCGGCGCTGCTGAGCATCGGTGCCTGGGCGATGCTGCACTGGATGGTGAACGTTCCGCAGCAGATCCGGGTCGTCGCCACCGCGCCGGAGTCGGCCCCCGTCGTCCTCGGTCTGCACCAGAGCACCATCTACCTGGGCATCAGCGCCGGCGGATTCGTCGGCTCGCTCGGCTACGGACTGGCGGGCCGAAGCGGCATCGGCTATGCCGCCTTCCTCACCGGACTCACGGCGCTCACCGCCTTGTGGTGGTCCTTCCGCATGCGCCACCCCTCCAGACCATCCCCACCACCCACCCCCACGCACACGCAAGCGCCGAGGCAGAAAAAGGTAAGAAGGTCATGA